One Rhodococcus sp. P1Y DNA window includes the following coding sequences:
- a CDS encoding CDP-alcohol phosphatidyltransferase family protein — protein sequence MLSVVRLLLIPLFLYLLLGPRADGLALAVLLASGATDWLDGKLARVLGQTSRLGALLDPLVDRLSVLSTLAAFVVRGIIPWWVAVVLVARDVLLAGTMLVYRRRGLPPPEVIYLGKAATFVIMIALPVLLASTGTSSVAAVASPLGYALLIWGTALYVWTGALYSYKAVLVARHVPRQDAVGRADG from the coding sequence ATGCTCAGCGTCGTTCGGCTGCTGTTGATCCCGCTCTTTCTGTATCTACTGCTGGGCCCGAGAGCCGATGGTTTGGCCCTCGCCGTGCTTCTGGCGAGCGGCGCGACCGATTGGCTGGACGGCAAGCTCGCACGGGTGCTGGGCCAGACGTCGAGACTGGGCGCTCTGCTGGACCCTCTCGTCGACCGCTTGTCGGTGCTGTCGACTCTGGCGGCGTTCGTCGTTCGCGGGATCATCCCCTGGTGGGTGGCAGTCGTGCTTGTCGCACGGGATGTTCTGCTGGCAGGGACGATGCTCGTCTACCGCAGACGCGGTCTCCCGCCCCCCGAAGTGATATATCTAGGAAAAGCGGCGACGTTCGTCATCATGATTGCGCTCCCGGTTCTCTTGGCGTCGACCGGAACATCCAGTGTCGCAGCCGTTGCATCGCCACTCGGATATGCCCTTCTGATCTGGGGAACCGCACTCTACGTGTGGACCGGCGCTTTGTACTCGTACAAGGCCGTTCTCGTCGCCCGTCATGTTCCCAGGCAGGATGCGGTGGGTCGCGCCGATGGGTGA
- a CDS encoding heavy metal translocating P-type ATPase, with protein MGPEPLGPALIGPADTGITVLSDAAGRIRFDVPWLRSSPGRAVAIEDAVDKVYGVRAVHAYPRTASVVVWVSPSRVDRASVVAAIAGGREVEWAMVPVRTPRSADIASTEVLRMAVGGAALVLLGLRRYGAGRPPVLGPTSRLVATGATVFTGYPFLKGALRSIAGNKGAGTDALVSAATVASLVLRENVVALTVLWLLNIGEYLQELTLRRTRRAIADLLNGTQDTAWIRLHDGSEISVDTESLAVGDHVVVHDHVASPVDGTVVEGESIVDQSAVTGETLPVAVSAGSHIHAGSVVVRGRIVVRASAVGNDTTIGRIVSRVEEAQEDRAPIQTVGENFSRRFVPTSFVLSALTLIVTRDVRRAMTMLLVACPCAVGLSTPTAISAAIGNGARRGILIKGGSHLELAGRVDAVVFDKTGTLTVGRPVVTNVVAFAEDWLPEQVLAYAASSEIHSRHPLAEAVIRSTEERHIEIPPHEECEVLVGLGMRTWADGRTLLLGSPSLLRSEDVAVSDEAAGWVQRLQQQAETPLLLAVDGDLVGLISLRDEVRPEALDVLARLRADGVSRIVMLTGDHRDTAAAVAAELGITEWRAEVMPEDKLAVVQDLQQRGHIVAMVGDGTNDAPALAAADIGIAMGLAGTDVAVETADVALASDDLRRLLDVRDLGGHAVDVIRQNYGMSIAVNAIGLLVSAAGGLSPVLAAILHNASSIAVVANSSRLITYRLNDTSR; from the coding sequence CTGGGCCCGGAACCACTGGGCCCCGCCTTGATCGGCCCCGCCGATACCGGGATTACCGTCTTGTCCGATGCAGCAGGTCGAATCCGGTTCGACGTTCCGTGGCTCCGATCGAGTCCCGGTCGTGCAGTCGCGATCGAGGATGCCGTCGACAAGGTCTATGGCGTCCGAGCGGTCCACGCTTACCCACGTACCGCATCGGTCGTGGTCTGGGTGTCACCTTCGCGTGTCGATCGAGCTTCGGTCGTCGCTGCAATTGCGGGCGGCCGGGAGGTCGAGTGGGCTATGGTCCCCGTCCGAACACCCCGCTCCGCGGACATCGCCAGCACAGAAGTGCTTCGCATGGCGGTCGGCGGTGCCGCGCTGGTCCTGCTCGGTCTGCGGCGTTACGGCGCAGGCCGTCCGCCCGTTCTCGGTCCCACCAGTCGCCTGGTTGCTACCGGTGCCACCGTGTTCACCGGGTATCCCTTCCTCAAGGGCGCCCTGCGCTCGATAGCGGGCAACAAGGGTGCGGGCACGGATGCATTGGTCTCCGCCGCCACGGTGGCCAGCCTCGTGTTGCGCGAGAACGTTGTGGCGCTCACGGTCCTGTGGCTACTCAACATCGGGGAATACCTGCAAGAACTGACACTTCGACGAACCAGGCGCGCGATCGCCGACCTTCTGAACGGTACCCAGGACACTGCGTGGATTCGGCTGCACGACGGCAGCGAGATATCCGTCGACACCGAGTCTCTCGCGGTCGGAGACCACGTGGTGGTTCACGATCACGTCGCCTCGCCGGTCGACGGCACAGTGGTCGAAGGCGAGTCGATCGTCGATCAGTCGGCGGTGACCGGCGAGACGCTTCCCGTCGCGGTGTCCGCTGGGTCGCACATACATGCGGGATCGGTAGTCGTACGTGGACGAATCGTAGTGCGCGCCAGCGCAGTCGGAAACGACACCACCATCGGGCGCATCGTGTCTCGGGTCGAAGAAGCTCAGGAGGATCGAGCTCCGATTCAGACCGTGGGTGAGAACTTCTCCCGACGCTTCGTACCGACTTCGTTCGTGCTGTCTGCACTCACTCTGATAGTCACGCGGGATGTTCGACGAGCGATGACGATGCTGCTTGTCGCATGCCCATGCGCGGTGGGGCTGTCGACCCCCACTGCGATCAGCGCCGCGATCGGCAACGGCGCGCGGCGCGGCATTCTCATCAAGGGCGGTTCGCACCTCGAACTGGCCGGCCGCGTCGATGCCGTCGTATTCGACAAAACCGGAACGTTGACCGTCGGACGACCCGTGGTGACGAACGTAGTCGCGTTCGCCGAGGACTGGTTGCCCGAGCAAGTTCTGGCGTACGCCGCAAGCTCCGAGATCCATTCTCGACATCCGTTGGCCGAAGCAGTCATTCGTTCGACCGAGGAGCGTCACATCGAGATTCCTCCACACGAGGAATGCGAAGTGCTCGTCGGTCTCGGGATGAGAACGTGGGCAGATGGCAGAACCCTTCTGTTGGGGAGCCCGTCGTTACTCCGGAGCGAGGACGTCGCTGTCTCGGACGAAGCAGCCGGCTGGGTTCAGCGACTACAGCAGCAGGCCGAGACGCCGCTGCTGCTTGCAGTCGACGGCGATCTGGTCGGCCTGATCAGTCTTCGTGACGAGGTCAGGCCGGAAGCCCTCGATGTACTGGCACGCCTGCGCGCCGATGGTGTAAGCAGGATCGTCATGCTGACCGGCGATCACCGCGACACCGCCGCAGCGGTGGCTGCAGAGCTCGGGATCACGGAATGGCGTGCGGAAGTCATGCCGGAGGACAAGCTGGCCGTGGTTCAGGACCTGCAGCAGCGGGGCCACATCGTGGCCATGGTCGGCGACGGTACGAACGACGCTCCAGCACTAGCGGCCGCCGATATCGGTATCGCCATGGGTCTGGCCGGAACGGACGTCGCGGTGGAGACGGCAGACGTGGCGCTGGCGAGCGACGACCTGCGCAGGCTGCTCGATGTACGGGACCTGGGTGGTCATGCCGTGGACGTCATTCGACAGAACTACGGAATGTCCATCGCCGTCAACGCCATCGGACTGCTGGTCAGCGCGGCGGGAGGGCTGTCACCTGTTCTTGCAGCGATCTTGCACAACGCATCGTCGATCGCGGTGGTGGCCAACAGCTCACGACTGATCACTTACCGGTTGAACGACACCTCTCGATAG
- a CDS encoding protealysin inhibitor emfourin: protein MFIEVVRVGGVAGATKRAQVDTDAIDDEDSVRQWQELVDQARPLLLSHRDVPPTPARERDTFVWTVSVDDTTCQFGDSSITGALRDLAQRTLREGRRP, encoded by the coding sequence ATGTTCATCGAGGTGGTCAGAGTGGGCGGAGTGGCGGGTGCCACGAAACGCGCCCAGGTCGACACGGACGCGATCGACGACGAGGACTCGGTTCGGCAGTGGCAGGAACTCGTCGACCAGGCCAGGCCACTTCTACTGTCCCATCGGGATGTCCCGCCGACTCCGGCTCGGGAGCGCGACACATTCGTGTGGACGGTGTCCGTCGACGACACGACATGTCAATTCGGTGATTCGTCGATCACGGGAGCACTGCGGGACCTCGCGCAACGCACGTTGCGCGAGGGCCGTAGACCCTGA
- a CDS encoding GGDEF domain-containing protein, with translation MEDRQYRRMFEASPVAQALSDEHGLLVEVNNAYCQLVGLTREQLIGRSATVHTHSSDLELHSSVEDLMSAGASADRSVDIEARFVRPDGEIRPVLLTLVPFTGPSDAEWTLASVVDITDRKAVEDSILLASRTDPLTGALNRRGWLNYAVSVNFDDARDAVVAVLDLDHFKQFNERRGHAAGDAVLREFADIARRCIGEDGLLTRWGGEEFVVTFRNSDRARASKALETLAASTPAHLTFSAGYTVLRSGEGLRHALDRADLLMFQAKREGRNRMVTDPPQ, from the coding sequence GTGGAAGACCGCCAGTACAGACGTATGTTCGAGGCCAGCCCGGTAGCGCAGGCCCTCTCCGACGAACACGGTTTGCTCGTGGAGGTCAACAACGCGTATTGCCAATTGGTCGGTCTTACACGAGAACAGCTCATCGGTCGCTCCGCGACCGTGCACACCCACAGTTCCGACCTGGAGCTCCATTCGAGTGTCGAGGACCTCATGTCGGCAGGTGCGTCGGCCGATCGCTCCGTGGACATCGAAGCTAGATTTGTACGTCCGGACGGCGAAATTCGACCCGTTCTTCTCACTCTCGTCCCTTTCACCGGTCCGTCCGACGCCGAGTGGACGCTTGCATCCGTCGTCGACATCACGGACCGAAAGGCCGTGGAGGACAGTATCCTGCTCGCCTCGCGCACTGATCCTTTGACTGGGGCACTCAACAGACGCGGCTGGTTGAACTACGCTGTCTCGGTCAATTTCGACGATGCCCGAGACGCCGTGGTCGCCGTTCTGGACCTTGATCATTTCAAGCAGTTCAACGAACGGCGCGGGCACGCTGCGGGTGACGCGGTTCTACGGGAATTCGCGGACATTGCTCGCCGCTGCATTGGTGAGGATGGCCTCCTTACGCGTTGGGGCGGCGAGGAATTCGTCGTTACGTTCCGAAACAGCGACCGCGCCCGTGCGTCGAAGGCATTGGAAACCCTCGCCGCGTCGACGCCTGCTCACCTGACCTTCTCGGCGGGGTACACGGTGCTGAGATCGGGCGAGGGGCTTCGTCACGCGCTCGACCGCGCGGATCTTCTGATGTTTCAGGCCAAACGCGAGGGCCGGAACCGGATGGTGACCGATCCACCCCAATGA
- a CDS encoding DUF881 domain-containing protein, which produces MSNAARHRVRGGPRPRTVVFGVSTVILMALLGFGTVVQVRGGDSGDALDAARPADLLVVLDNVGRREASLRDEIAELEDTLESLARTDGGSDGVLVEARRRVESLAIQVGTVAATGPGVVVTVSDPRTGVGSEVLLDTLAELRAAGAEAIEVSADGGASVRIGVESWIAGSAGSVIVDGVELDAPFVFTAIGDPPTLAAALDIPGGVIDTVARFGGLCEVSESAQVEVSTLRDQSSPQYSQPGN; this is translated from the coding sequence ATGTCCAACGCTGCCAGGCACCGAGTCCGCGGTGGACCACGCCCGAGGACTGTTGTTTTCGGCGTCTCCACCGTGATCCTGATGGCGTTGCTCGGGTTCGGGACAGTCGTTCAGGTTCGTGGTGGCGACAGTGGTGACGCACTCGATGCGGCTCGGCCGGCAGACCTTCTGGTCGTTCTCGACAATGTCGGGCGGAGGGAGGCCTCGTTGCGCGACGAGATTGCGGAGTTGGAGGACACCCTCGAGTCACTGGCACGAACCGACGGTGGGTCGGACGGTGTTCTCGTCGAAGCGCGGAGGCGAGTCGAGTCGTTGGCCATTCAGGTAGGCACGGTCGCCGCGACAGGACCAGGAGTGGTGGTGACCGTGAGCGATCCGCGAACTGGTGTCGGATCCGAGGTTCTACTCGACACCCTTGCGGAATTGCGAGCAGCCGGCGCCGAAGCGATCGAAGTCTCGGCTGACGGCGGGGCGTCGGTGCGGATCGGTGTCGAGTCGTGGATTGCAGGCTCGGCTGGATCAGTGATCGTCGACGGCGTCGAATTGGATGCTCCGTTCGTCTTCACCGCGATCGGCGACCCGCCGACACTCGCTGCGGCACTCGACATACCAGGAGGCGTGATCGACACAGTCGCGCGCTTCGGCGGACTGTGCGAAGTGTCCGAGTCGGCGCAGGTCGAGGTGTCCACCTTGCGAGATCAATCCTCCCCTCAATACTCTCAGCCCGGAAACTAG
- a CDS encoding alpha/beta hydrolase: MDWDDGRRKKRLAETRLGHDWQVFGRTRRAFLRLALASIPVLLTIGVYWQWDVLPEQRRLATTQPRVEQIFEARYAEGNSTAVVDLVGLGNVDAAPTARALTSFADIGRVWSVRYDNRGLDTKVISDLVDRRATTAGVRNIVLVGHSMGGVVALEVARHLYEDTDTAVSGVVLDCTPLDLHAVRDSSRDAGEDLLRWIGWLPGARESRTLRSVVEMAARQDRYVDMQSSWYPRVDWGAALDALNEVLTDKVLNPSAASNGFIESQFRTIVASGALKDLDALAETVGSKPQPSIVFMRPEDATADTVVDVDYSQRILFERVGGTEGMLRVVRMAGTGHANPRQAPGVYNASISARVLPFLQSTLVHERRSPGAVDKSPKQSLSPR, from the coding sequence GTGGACTGGGATGACGGACGACGCAAGAAGAGACTGGCCGAGACCCGACTCGGACACGACTGGCAGGTATTCGGTCGGACCCGGCGCGCGTTCCTACGGCTCGCGCTTGCATCGATCCCTGTTCTTCTGACGATCGGCGTCTACTGGCAATGGGACGTCCTGCCCGAGCAACGACGCCTCGCCACCACGCAACCTCGCGTGGAGCAGATATTCGAGGCACGGTACGCAGAGGGCAATTCGACCGCGGTCGTGGACTTGGTGGGACTGGGAAACGTCGACGCCGCGCCTACTGCGCGCGCACTGACGAGCTTCGCCGACATCGGCAGGGTGTGGTCGGTGCGGTACGACAACAGAGGTCTCGATACCAAGGTGATCAGCGACCTCGTCGATAGACGCGCGACGACGGCCGGCGTGCGCAACATCGTGCTCGTCGGCCACAGCATGGGCGGAGTCGTGGCCCTCGAGGTTGCCAGGCATCTGTACGAGGACACCGACACCGCGGTATCCGGAGTCGTGCTCGACTGCACGCCCCTAGATCTGCACGCAGTGCGCGACTCGAGCCGCGACGCGGGTGAGGACCTGCTCAGGTGGATCGGGTGGCTCCCCGGCGCGCGCGAAAGTCGCACACTTCGTTCCGTTGTCGAGATGGCCGCTCGGCAGGACCGGTACGTAGACATGCAGTCGTCCTGGTACCCGCGAGTCGACTGGGGTGCAGCACTCGACGCACTGAACGAAGTGCTGACCGACAAGGTGCTGAACCCCTCTGCTGCGAGCAACGGGTTCATCGAATCTCAGTTCAGGACGATCGTCGCGTCTGGTGCGTTGAAGGACCTCGATGCACTCGCCGAGACCGTGGGCAGCAAGCCGCAGCCTTCGATCGTGTTCATGCGACCCGAGGATGCGACAGCAGACACCGTAGTGGATGTCGACTACTCCCAGCGGATCCTGTTCGAACGAGTGGGAGGCACCGAGGGAATGTTGCGCGTGGTTCGGATGGCAGGCACCGGGCACGCCAATCCCAGGCAGGCACCCGGCGTGTACAACGCCTCTATCAGCGCCCGCGTGTTGCCATTTCTCCAATCCACACTCGTTCACGAGCGGCGTTCGCCTGGTGCTGTGGACAAATCGCCGAAGCAGAGCCTTTCTCCTCGATGA
- a CDS encoding PIG-L family deacetylase, with protein sequence MSSIPSVLCVHAHPDDEALFTGGILARSAELGARTAVVTCTWREGDERVDELKRSLAILGAGEPRLLGYTDNAFDGGVLFSTSPFDEAVGKLVGHIRDFRPDTVVTYDAFGSYGHPDHIHAHRITLAAFEAAGYAQLFPEAGEPWKPSHLCLATFPRSAIESTWDTLFGSPPPPPGPGVPGIPDAEVNLAVDVSSWYEPKWAAFSEHRTEIERGGGASQFASLSEVDRRAAIGTEWFVHRGTDGDPFLPR encoded by the coding sequence ATGTCGTCCATTCCGAGTGTCCTCTGCGTCCACGCTCACCCTGACGACGAGGCGCTGTTCACCGGCGGAATCCTCGCGCGCAGCGCAGAGCTCGGCGCGCGAACGGCCGTCGTCACCTGCACCTGGCGCGAGGGTGATGAACGAGTCGACGAGCTGAAACGGTCCTTGGCGATACTCGGAGCAGGCGAGCCACGCCTGCTCGGTTACACCGACAACGCATTCGACGGCGGAGTTCTATTCAGTACGTCTCCGTTCGACGAGGCCGTCGGCAAGCTCGTCGGCCACATCCGCGACTTTCGACCGGACACCGTGGTCACGTACGACGCCTTCGGAAGCTACGGACACCCCGACCACATACACGCCCACCGAATAACGCTTGCGGCCTTCGAAGCGGCCGGGTACGCACAACTGTTTCCCGAGGCCGGCGAGCCATGGAAACCGAGCCATCTGTGTCTCGCAACGTTCCCACGCAGCGCAATCGAATCCACCTGGGACACTCTGTTCGGATCACCGCCGCCCCCGCCCGGCCCCGGTGTACCCGGCATCCCGGACGCCGAGGTGAACCTGGCCGTCGACGTCAGCTCGTGGTACGAGCCGAAGTGGGCGGCATTCTCCGAACACCGAACCGAAATCGAACGCGGTGGCGGCGCGTCCCAGTTCGCCTCTCTGTCCGAGGTGGACCGCAGGGCTGCAATCGGTACCGAATGGTTCGTCCATCGAGGCACCGACGGGGACCCGTTCCTTCCTCGATGA
- a CDS encoding DUF881 domain-containing protein, whose product MGEPVVRNPVPSLLRALMTDHLDPGYEAAAASDPREPGRREAAVLVVGAMLVGCVFGVAFSQADRSSDEQLRSDTLSRVRDAESRAAELDSDRALLIDEIQTARAGALQNDAGGASLLADLNRLELAAGARSVRGPGIVVTVSEPPTLPDLSDVTDRTRGSANAAVLDRDMQVVVNSLWVSGAEAVSVDDVRIGPGVTIRQAGGAMLVDNRPVFSPYSVSAIGPSNRMQAQFSVSDAYLRMSGLEQLYGIGFDVTAEDTIEMQPSAVRSVRTAAGKGAP is encoded by the coding sequence ATGGGTGAGCCGGTCGTCCGAAATCCAGTTCCATCGTTGCTGCGGGCGCTGATGACCGATCATCTGGATCCAGGGTATGAGGCAGCAGCAGCGAGCGATCCGAGGGAACCCGGTAGGCGCGAAGCGGCCGTGCTCGTCGTGGGAGCAATGCTCGTCGGATGCGTCTTCGGCGTCGCGTTCTCGCAGGCAGATCGGTCGTCGGACGAGCAGTTACGTAGTGACACCCTCTCGCGAGTTCGCGACGCCGAGAGCAGAGCAGCAGAGTTGGACTCCGACCGAGCACTGTTGATCGACGAGATCCAGACCGCGAGAGCGGGTGCCCTACAGAACGATGCAGGGGGAGCGTCACTGTTGGCCGACCTGAATCGACTGGAACTCGCCGCGGGAGCGCGGAGCGTGCGCGGACCCGGCATCGTGGTCACGGTCTCCGAGCCACCGACACTCCCGGACTTGTCCGATGTGACGGACAGAACGCGTGGATCGGCCAATGCCGCGGTGCTGGACCGAGACATGCAAGTCGTCGTCAATTCGTTGTGGGTGAGCGGCGCCGAGGCGGTGTCCGTCGACGACGTGCGGATCGGACCTGGGGTGACGATCCGCCAGGCCGGCGGAGCGATGTTGGTCGACAATCGACCTGTGTTCTCGCCCTACTCCGTCTCCGCAATCGGACCGTCGAACCGTATGCAAGCGCAATTCTCGGTCAGTGACGCGTACCTACGCATGAGCGGCCTCGAGCAGCTCTACGGCATCGGTTTCGACGTCACAGCCGAGGACACGATCGAGATGCAGCCGTCGGCTGTCCGGTCGGTTCGAACTGCGGCAGGGAAGGGCGCACCGTGA
- a CDS encoding M4 family metallopeptidase, whose protein sequence is MPISNSSHSKLGRHVIRPVVPPFLLERIADHAVTDAGQGVAVAHASSSAARTLAIDRELVRGRVDAPKTSARGARPATEKSVRSIYDAENAPVLPGKLVRAEGQSATGDESVDEAYDGLGVTFEFFRDVYGRNSLDGNGLPLEATVHYDRDYDNAFWDGDRMVFGDGDGEVFGRFTASLSVIAHELAHGFTQYASGLEYSGQSGALNESISDVFGVLVEQFSLGVHAQDATWLVGSGLFLPAVEGLALRSMVKPGTAYDDDVLGRDPQPADMDGYVDTSADNGGVHINSGIPNRAFASAAIALGGPAWDRAGQVWFDVATDPSLPSTVDFEGFALATVAAAARRYGAESDVRRAVAAGWSTVGVVVDDPKSSDSATQRV, encoded by the coding sequence GTGCCCATTAGTAACAGCTCACACTCGAAGCTCGGCCGGCATGTGATCCGTCCGGTGGTACCCCCGTTCCTGTTGGAACGAATAGCCGATCACGCCGTCACAGACGCTGGCCAGGGGGTCGCGGTCGCGCACGCGTCCTCGAGCGCTGCGCGCACGTTGGCCATCGACCGCGAACTCGTCCGTGGCCGAGTCGATGCGCCCAAAACAAGCGCTCGTGGTGCGCGGCCGGCAACAGAAAAGTCCGTCCGCTCGATCTACGATGCCGAGAATGCACCTGTTCTGCCCGGAAAGCTCGTGCGCGCGGAGGGACAATCTGCGACGGGTGACGAGTCGGTCGACGAGGCGTACGACGGGCTCGGAGTGACGTTCGAGTTCTTCCGTGACGTGTACGGCCGCAACAGTCTCGACGGAAACGGACTTCCGCTCGAGGCGACGGTGCACTACGACCGTGATTACGACAATGCGTTCTGGGACGGCGACCGCATGGTATTCGGTGACGGTGACGGCGAGGTGTTCGGTAGGTTCACCGCATCGCTCAGTGTGATCGCCCACGAGCTGGCACACGGCTTCACCCAATACGCTTCCGGTTTGGAGTATTCGGGTCAGTCCGGAGCCTTGAACGAATCGATCTCCGACGTGTTCGGCGTTCTCGTGGAACAGTTCTCGCTTGGAGTCCACGCCCAGGACGCGACGTGGCTCGTCGGCTCGGGCTTGTTCCTTCCGGCTGTCGAAGGGCTGGCTCTGCGGTCGATGGTCAAGCCGGGAACGGCGTACGACGACGACGTACTCGGGCGAGATCCACAGCCCGCCGATATGGACGGTTACGTCGATACCTCGGCGGACAACGGTGGGGTACACATCAATTCCGGTATCCCGAACCGCGCGTTCGCATCCGCCGCAATCGCACTCGGCGGACCGGCGTGGGACCGAGCAGGTCAGGTGTGGTTCGACGTAGCGACCGACCCGTCGTTGCCGTCCACGGTCGATTTCGAAGGTTTTGCGTTGGCGACCGTCGCCGCCGCTGCGCGCCGGTACGGCGCTGAGTCCGATGTTCGTCGTGCGGTCGCCGCAGGCTGGTCTACCGTTGGAGTTGTGGTGGACGATCCCAAGAGTTCGGACTCGGCCACACAACGGGTATGA
- a CDS encoding DUF1490 family protein: MAFQVLLVKAVSTVVTGAVGVAAYNGARTLLDKAPLREAAVVTTAWGLRGVRKAEEGAESARLKVSDVVAEAKERIGEEVPPPAVGETGHGHNH; encoded by the coding sequence ATGGCATTTCAGGTTCTACTCGTCAAGGCCGTGTCGACTGTCGTCACCGGTGCGGTCGGAGTCGCTGCCTACAACGGCGCGCGGACATTGCTCGACAAGGCACCGTTGCGCGAGGCCGCGGTTGTCACGACTGCGTGGGGTCTACGCGGGGTCCGCAAGGCTGAAGAAGGCGCGGAGTCGGCGCGCCTGAAGGTGTCGGATGTCGTCGCAGAAGCCAAGGAACGGATCGGGGAGGAAGTTCCTCCGCCGGCCGTAGGTGAAACCGGCCACGGCCACAATCACTGA
- a CDS encoding NUDIX hydrolase: MTADPDLRLERAEIAAALQQFRPRRCEVGNTSAAAVAIAIGGREFDRRMLLTKRLDRMRAHPGQFALPGGRIDPGESAEEACVRELREELGLRVVESEIIGRLDDYPTRSGYTITPFVVWVGDRLDMVAPSVGEVDIVFEVAAAELDTDARFVAIAESPRPVVQWPFRDSLVHAPTGAIVHQFREVVLHGRHTRVAHFEQPVFAWR, from the coding sequence ATGACAGCCGACCCCGACCTGCGGCTCGAGCGCGCGGAGATCGCGGCTGCACTCCAGCAATTCCGTCCGCGTCGATGCGAAGTCGGCAACACCAGTGCCGCGGCAGTTGCGATTGCAATAGGTGGGCGAGAGTTCGACCGACGAATGCTGTTGACCAAGCGGTTGGATCGAATGCGTGCGCATCCTGGCCAGTTCGCTCTCCCCGGCGGACGCATCGATCCGGGAGAGAGCGCCGAGGAGGCCTGCGTACGAGAGCTCCGCGAAGAGCTAGGGCTTCGCGTCGTCGAATCCGAGATCATCGGCCGCCTCGACGATTACCCGACACGTTCGGGTTACACCATCACGCCGTTCGTCGTCTGGGTTGGAGACCGGCTCGATATGGTCGCACCGAGTGTCGGCGAGGTCGACATCGTGTTCGAGGTGGCGGCGGCCGAGCTCGATACCGATGCACGGTTCGTGGCCATCGCGGAGTCGCCGCGCCCGGTCGTACAGTGGCCGTTTCGGGATTCACTGGTCCACGCTCCCACCGGAGCGATCGTGCATCAGTTTCGCGAAGTGGTACTCCACGGACGTCATACGCGCGTGGCACACTTCGAACAGCCGGTATTCGCGTGGCGTTGA
- a CDS encoding small basic family protein has translation MLLAAIALAAGTVFGSVSGPEVPVSVAPYLPIAVVAALDAVFGGLRAFLDDIFDSKVFVVSFVFNVLVAALIVWLGDQLGVGTQLSTAIVVVLGIRIFGNAAALRRRLFGA, from the coding sequence GTGCTTCTCGCGGCAATCGCACTGGCTGCGGGGACCGTTTTCGGTTCGGTTTCGGGACCCGAGGTGCCCGTCAGTGTCGCACCTTACTTGCCGATAGCAGTGGTTGCGGCTCTCGATGCCGTGTTCGGCGGTCTCCGCGCCTTCCTCGACGACATATTCGATTCCAAGGTCTTTGTAGTGTCCTTCGTCTTCAATGTCCTCGTCGCGGCCCTGATCGTCTGGTTGGGCGATCAACTCGGCGTGGGCACACAACTTTCGACCGCCATCGTGGTGGTACTGGGTATCAGGATCTTCGGCAATGCGGCGGCCCTCAGACGTCGCTTGTTCGGAGCGTGA
- a CDS encoding nitroreductase family deazaflavin-dependent oxidoreductase: MADFNEQVIAEFRANHGKVGGPFEGAPLLLLHTTGAKSGKQRISPLMYLPDGDNYVIFASKAGSDTNPAWYHNLKANPGATIEVGDDTISVAAEEVTGDARDALYRKQADLYAGFADYERKTTRIIPVVVLSASS; this comes from the coding sequence GTGGCGGATTTCAACGAGCAGGTCATCGCGGAGTTCCGTGCCAACCACGGCAAGGTGGGTGGACCGTTCGAGGGCGCACCCTTGCTGCTGTTGCACACGACCGGAGCAAAATCGGGCAAGCAGCGCATCAGCCCACTGATGTACCTTCCCGACGGGGACAACTATGTGATCTTCGCATCGAAGGCCGGGTCGGACACGAACCCGGCGTGGTACCACAACCTCAAAGCGAACCCCGGCGCAACCATCGAGGTCGGTGACGACACGATCTCTGTTGCCGCCGAGGAAGTCACCGGAGACGCGCGCGATGCACTGTATCGAAAGCAGGCGGATCTGTACGCGGGCTTCGCCGACTACGAAAGGAAGACGACGCGCATCATCCCTGTCGTCGTCCTCTCGGCGTCGTCGTGA